One Desulfovibrio fairfieldensis genomic window carries:
- a CDS encoding outer membrane homotrimeric porin, which produces MKKVLTLLLTAGMLLGAAAGASAIDFKAKGQWLMGFGVGDNNLISHTRNLAGKTKVNNNDTFGARQRIRLQLDAVASEALSGTVQFQIGNQKWGNAETGGALGADSPNQIGVRQAYIDWMVPQTDLKVRMGLHEVILPNKAGGTAVMDAPVAGVVASYQFNETVGLTALWMRPFNDNYVGVTNHGDDKSNYLDNMDLFGLMAPVTLDGFEITPWAMFGMKGKNTTKFADYSKGFADGNPYYTLSPYPGLNGYPGSLGDTSKAYGSMFWAGLPFAITAWDPLNIEVDINYGYVEGMGRYDAWKGGYGGVPMTSKRGSTERQGWLAKALVEYKMDWGVPGIFGWYGSGDDGNPKNGSERMPSIAPYGNFTSMLGDGGPYSWGGASAFNDLGALSYAGTWGLGLQIRDMSFVDDLKHTFRVAYWGGTNSTSAVKYMSNAYSWNRGSGKYDGPYLTTNDGLLEFNLVNEYKMYENFNVYLDLGYVANFMDNDTWKKAGRRDTSFEKQDMWKAQLVFGYSF; this is translated from the coding sequence ATGAAAAAGGTTCTGACATTGCTGTTGACGGCGGGCATGCTGCTGGGCGCGGCCGCGGGCGCGTCGGCCATCGACTTCAAGGCCAAGGGGCAGTGGCTGATGGGCTTCGGCGTGGGCGACAACAACCTCATCAGCCATACGCGGAATTTGGCTGGAAAAACGAAAGTCAACAACAATGATACGTTCGGCGCGCGTCAGCGTATCCGCTTGCAATTGGATGCGGTGGCCTCTGAAGCCCTGTCCGGTACGGTCCAGTTCCAGATCGGCAATCAGAAATGGGGCAACGCAGAAACCGGTGGGGCTCTCGGGGCGGACAGTCCTAATCAGATCGGGGTCCGTCAGGCCTATATTGACTGGATGGTGCCCCAGACCGATCTCAAGGTGCGCATGGGCCTGCATGAGGTCATTCTGCCCAACAAGGCCGGCGGTACCGCAGTTATGGATGCTCCGGTGGCGGGCGTGGTGGCCTCCTACCAGTTCAATGAGACTGTTGGCCTGACCGCGCTCTGGATGCGCCCCTTCAACGACAATTACGTGGGCGTCACCAATCACGGCGATGACAAGAGCAACTACCTTGACAACATGGACCTTTTTGGCCTGATGGCCCCGGTGACGCTGGACGGTTTTGAAATCACCCCCTGGGCCATGTTCGGCATGAAGGGTAAGAATACCACAAAATTCGCAGACTATTCGAAAGGCTTTGCCGACGGCAATCCTTATTACACCCTGTCGCCCTATCCGGGCCTCAATGGTTATCCGGGCAGCCTCGGCGACACCAGCAAGGCCTATGGTTCCATGTTCTGGGCCGGCCTGCCTTTTGCTATCACCGCCTGGGATCCGCTGAACATCGAAGTGGACATCAATTATGGCTATGTGGAAGGCATGGGCCGTTACGACGCATGGAAGGGCGGTTATGGCGGCGTGCCCATGACCAGCAAACGCGGCAGCACCGAGCGCCAGGGCTGGCTGGCCAAGGCTCTGGTGGAATACAAGATGGACTGGGGCGTGCCCGGCATCTTCGGCTGGTATGGTTCGGGCGACGACGGCAACCCCAAAAACGGTTCCGAGCGCATGCCGTCCATTGCCCCCTACGGCAACTTCACCTCCATGTTGGGCGACGGCGGCCCTTATTCCTGGGGTGGAGCTTCCGCCTTTAACGACCTCGGCGCGCTGAGCTATGCGGGTACCTGGGGCTTGGGTCTGCAGATCCGGGACATGAGCTTTGTGGACGACCTCAAGCACACTTTCCGCGTAGCCTACTGGGGCGGCACCAACAGCACCTCCGCAGTCAAATACATGAGCAATGCCTATTCCTGGAATCGTGGTTCCGGAAAGTATGACGGCCCGTATCTGACCACCAACGACGGTCTGCTGGAATTCAACCTAGTCAACGAATACAAGATGTACGAAAACTTCAATGTTTACCTTGATCTGGGCTACGTTGCCAACTTCATGGACAACGACACCTGGAAGAAGGCCGGCCGGCGCGACACCAGCTTTGAAAAGCAGGATATGTGGAAGGCGCAACTGGTCTTCGGCTACAGCTTCTAA